One segment of Carassius auratus strain Wakin chromosome 2, ASM336829v1, whole genome shotgun sequence DNA contains the following:
- the LOC113116919 gene encoding THAP domain-containing protein 4-like, with translation MSCPLNHSAELNPAVLPLDWLLGTWQSDEPGEGSFPSISPFRYTETLHFSHVGQPVINFMFNASHAESKKPLHRECGFIRLQPGTNKVAFIIAQNSGLVEIEEGELTGQQLTLHSTSLARTSFAKQPYVQQISRHIQLKPGGRLEQTVFMALEGQPLTQHLHITYRRTD, from the exons ATGTCATGCCCATTGAATCACTCTG CGGAGCTGAACCCCGCAGTGCTGCCGCTGGACTGGCTCCTGGGCACCTGGCAGTCCGATGAGCCGGGAGAGGGATCCTTCCCCTCCATCTCACCTTTTCGTTACACAGAGACTCTTCATTTTTCACATGTAGGACAGCCCGTGATCAATTTTAT GTTTAATGCTTCCCATGCTGAGAGCAAAAAGCCACTTCACAGGGAGTGTGGATTCATCAGGCTTCAGCCAGGTACCAACAAGGTGGCCTTCATCATCGCACAGAACTCgg GTCTTGTGGAGATTGAGGAGGGGGAGCTCACTGGACAGCAGCTGACTCTGCACAGTACTTCCCTGGCTCGGACATCTTTTGCCAAGCAGCCTTACGTTCAACAG ATCTCCAGGCACATCCAGCTGAAGCCGGGGGGAAGGCTGGAACAGACGGTCTTTATGGCTCTGGAAGGACAGCCTCTGACGCAGCATTTGCACATCACTTACCGCAGGACTGATTAA
- the LOC113116928 gene encoding bcl-2-related ovarian killer protein homolog B-like, whose product MRDMNVFERSSVFAAEMMMEVFDRTPTEKQLVSQSKELCRDFIHSRIIREGLMRWSKVESDLPEPRGALVDVSVVLLKLGDELECMRPYVYRNIAKQLNISVAVEPVVSHAFLSVATEILIMGITWGKVVAIFAVAAGLAVDCVRQGHPVMVHTIVDSLGEFVRRNLVPWLKKRGGWGDILKCVVDMDLRARSHWLSTAVFTWRQFLKTMYIYLTK is encoded by the exons ATGCGGGACATGAATGTGTTTGAGCGCTCCTCCGTGTTCGCCGCGGAGATGATGATGGAGGTGTTTGATCGGACTCCCACGGAGAAACAGCTCGTCTCCCAGTCCAAGGAACTTTGTAGAGACTTCATTCACTCCAGAATAATAAGGGAAGGACTAATGAGGTGGTCAAAAGTCGAGTCTGATCTACCCGAGCCACGCGGGGCTCTTGTAGATGTATCTGTGGTGCTGCTAAAACTGG GTGATGAACTGGAGTGTATGCGTCCGTATGTGTACCGTAATATTGCAAAGCAGCTGAACATCAGTGTAGCTGTGGAGCCGGTGGTGTCACATGCGTTCCTCTCTGTAGCAACAGAGATCCTCATCATGG GGATCACATGGGGCAAGGTGGTGGCCATCTTTGCTGTAGCAGCTGGGCTGGCAGTGGACTGTGTGCGTCAGGGCCATCCAGTCATGGTGCACACTATAGTGGACAGTCTGGGTGAGTTTGTGCGAAGGAACCTGGTCCCATGGCTCAAAAAGAGAGGAGGATGG ggggacattttaaaatgtgtggtGGACATGGACCTTAGAGCTCGTTCCCACTGGTTATCAACCGCTGTGTTCACATGGAGGCAATTCCTAAAGACCATGTACATCTACCTGACGAAGTAG